A single window of Cytobacillus dafuensis DNA harbors:
- the lysS gene encoding lysine--tRNA ligase, with protein MINEQTEGRIKKLETLKSQGISVYPERFSTNYELFEASQLEDGTSGVRVAGRIMSIRNFNKLIFITISNIQGSLQLLLKRDEVGQIPFEQFNDLLDIGDFIGVAGRMYTTKTEEKTLRIESYVFLGKALRSLPEKWHGLSNIELRYRQRYLDLMMTKDTQNRLLSRSKMVRAIRRFFEDQEFLEVETPVLQHTSSGAIAKPFRTYHNSLDTELNLRIAPETYLKRLIVGGFTKVFEFAKCFRNEGISPQHLQEFTMVEGYAAYWNYEDTMKLMREMILYILRQTFNTTTITIKGQTIDFSLEWEVISFRDLIFNETGIDINLYPNVKDLLQETKKRNIDLDHSEINSIGRGSFIDLLYIKTCRPQLVKPTFLIQHPIDLSPLARANDGDQTLTDRFQLVVNGAEIINAYSELVDPIEQRKRLEDQAILKSNGDLEAMEMDEDYLTAMEYGMPPISGWGFGIERLLMILTDSDSIKECTLFPLTKKL; from the coding sequence ATGATTAATGAACAAACAGAGGGTAGAATTAAGAAATTAGAGACATTAAAATCGCAGGGGATTTCAGTATACCCAGAAAGGTTTTCCACTAATTATGAACTTTTTGAAGCCTCTCAGCTTGAAGACGGTACTTCTGGTGTCCGAGTAGCGGGAAGAATAATGAGTATTAGAAATTTCAACAAATTAATTTTCATTACCATTTCAAACATTCAAGGCAGTTTACAACTTCTTTTAAAAAGGGATGAGGTTGGCCAGATACCGTTTGAACAATTTAATGATTTATTAGATATAGGAGATTTTATTGGCGTGGCAGGTCGGATGTATACTACCAAGACGGAAGAAAAAACATTACGTATCGAAAGCTATGTTTTTCTTGGGAAAGCATTGCGAAGTCTTCCAGAAAAATGGCACGGCTTAAGCAATATTGAACTTCGATATAGACAGCGTTACTTAGATTTAATGATGACAAAAGACACACAAAATCGATTACTGTCTAGGAGCAAAATGGTACGGGCGATTCGTAGATTTTTTGAGGATCAAGAATTCCTGGAAGTAGAAACGCCAGTGTTACAACATACTTCCTCGGGTGCAATTGCGAAACCTTTTAGGACTTATCATAATTCTTTGGATACTGAATTAAACTTACGGATTGCTCCGGAAACTTATTTGAAAAGGCTAATCGTAGGTGGTTTTACGAAAGTATTTGAATTTGCAAAGTGCTTTAGGAACGAAGGGATAAGTCCTCAACATCTTCAAGAATTTACTATGGTCGAAGGATACGCAGCATACTGGAATTATGAAGATACAATGAAATTAATGCGTGAGATGATATTGTATATTCTAAGGCAAACTTTTAATACCACGACTATTACAATAAAAGGACAAACTATTGACTTTTCACTTGAATGGGAAGTTATCTCCTTCAGGGATTTAATTTTCAATGAAACAGGAATAGATATAAACCTTTATCCTAACGTAAAAGATTTATTGCAAGAAACGAAAAAAAGAAATATTGACCTAGATCATTCTGAAATTAATTCTATAGGAAGAGGTAGTTTCATTGATTTACTTTATATAAAAACGTGCCGACCTCAACTTGTAAAACCAACATTTTTAATCCAACATCCTATTGATTTATCACCACTCGCTAGAGCTAATGATGGGGATCAAACTCTTACTGACCGTTTCCAATTAGTCGTAAACGGTGCAGAAATTATTAATGCTTATTCTGAACTTGTTGATCCAATTGAACAAAGAAAAAGATTGGAAGATCAAGCCATTTTAAAAAGCAATGGGGATTTAGAAGCTATGGAGATGGATGAAGATTATTTAACAGCTATGGAATATGGGATGCCTCCTATTTCTGGATGGGGATTTGGAATTGAAAGGTTATTAATGATACTAACGGATAGTGATTCAATTAAAGAATGTACATTATTCCCTTTAACGAAAAAGTTATAG
- the aspA gene encoding aspartate ammonia-lyase, which translates to MSSFRVEKDFLGEKHVPIEAYYGIQTLRAVENFPITGYKLNKDFIIAMAIVKKAAALANSDIGRLYKGKANVICEAADEIISGKWHDHFIVDPIQGGAGTSINMNTNEVIANRGLELLGKEKGEYFHLNPNIDVNMAQSTNDAFPTAIHLAVYRALESLINTMNKMKDAFNEKAIEFDSVIKMGRTHLQDAVPIRLGQEFRAYTNVIERDIKRIENSKENLLEVNMGATAVGTGLNADPRYIEKVVQYLAEISGIPVVPAKNLVDATQNTDTYTEVSAALKICMVNMSKIANDLRLMASGPRAGLYEINLPSRQPGSSIMPGKVNPVMPEVINQIAFQVIGNDHTISLASEAGQFELNVMEPVLLFNLLQSISIMNNGFRVFTDFCVSGITANVDRLKDYVEKSVGLLTAVNPHIGYNVASDIARESIINGKSIRELCLQYDVLSEEELDLILDPYEMTKPGIAGASLLEK; encoded by the coding sequence GTGAGTTCATTTCGAGTTGAAAAGGATTTTTTAGGAGAAAAACATGTTCCTATTGAAGCATATTATGGGATACAGACTTTAAGAGCTGTAGAGAATTTTCCCATAACAGGCTATAAATTAAACAAGGATTTTATCATCGCGATGGCCATTGTGAAAAAAGCTGCTGCCCTTGCCAATTCTGATATTGGTCGATTATATAAAGGCAAAGCAAATGTAATTTGTGAGGCAGCCGATGAGATTATTTCTGGAAAATGGCATGATCATTTCATTGTTGATCCAATCCAAGGTGGAGCAGGAACATCGATTAACATGAATACGAATGAAGTAATTGCGAATAGAGGGTTAGAGCTATTAGGGAAAGAAAAAGGCGAATACTTTCATTTAAATCCTAATATTGATGTGAATATGGCACAATCGACAAATGATGCATTTCCAACAGCAATACATCTTGCTGTATATAGAGCTCTTGAATCATTAATCAATACAATGAATAAAATGAAGGATGCCTTCAATGAAAAGGCAATCGAGTTTGATTCTGTTATTAAAATGGGCAGAACTCATTTGCAAGATGCAGTACCTATTCGATTAGGTCAAGAATTTCGAGCATATACAAATGTAATTGAACGCGATATCAAAAGAATTGAAAATTCGAAGGAAAATTTATTAGAAGTTAATATGGGAGCAACTGCAGTGGGAACAGGGCTAAATGCTGATCCTCGTTATATAGAAAAAGTTGTTCAATATTTAGCTGAAATTTCTGGAATTCCAGTTGTACCAGCAAAGAACCTAGTTGATGCAACACAAAATACTGATACATATACTGAAGTATCTGCTGCTTTGAAAATATGTATGGTTAATATGTCGAAAATCGCTAATGACCTTCGATTAATGGCTTCTGGCCCTAGAGCAGGATTGTATGAAATCAATTTACCATCTAGACAGCCAGGTTCATCAATAATGCCTGGAAAAGTAAACCCTGTTATGCCTGAAGTTATTAATCAAATTGCTTTTCAGGTTATTGGAAATGATCATACAATTTCTCTCGCATCAGAAGCTGGACAATTCGAGTTAAATGTAATGGAGCCTGTACTATTATTTAATTTATTGCAATCGATTTCTATTATGAACAATGGTTTCCGTGTGTTTACTGACTTCTGTGTTTCCGGCATTACAGCCAATGTGGATCGTCTAAAAGACTATGTCGAAAAAAGTGTAGGTTTATTAACTGCAGTAAATCCACATATTGGTTATAATGTCGCTTCCGACATAGCAAGAGAATCAATCATAAACGGAAAGTCAATTCGTGAATTATGTTTGCAATACGATGTTCTTAGTGAAGAAGAACTAGATCTTATTTTGGATCCGTACGAGATGACAAAGCCAGGAATCGCAGGAGCATCTTTACTTGAAAAGTAA
- a CDS encoding EAL domain-containing protein, producing the protein MDALEILTDLDNVFPFFQPIFSADEHRVIGYEILGRYRSENGIVSLGPFFLDESIPEEYRLEVDHTVLKKALEKSLSLEEDILLFINKDADLLMFDNAESFLAILHEFKEKGIKLDRIVLESTERVYNGDVEQLDHLLNYIRTYGIKIAIDNSGNERSQLDRIGQISPNILKVDLNELRSQATAHVLHDILFSLSLLARKIGATLLFKNIEMVYQLQFAWRNGGRYYQGYYLHRPAEDFVDRDVQKEKLKDKCYQFISYEKKKLEALYLVTEEFNEMLHQYLQVKNRKLLEYEELIKVLSLYLDDVAFRLYICDENGFQKSANIFKQESGWQIQHEYLHKNWSWRPYFLENIMKMRKEKKGILSDLYTDMETGETIRTFSYPLNSNDYLFVDITYNYLYERDGLL; encoded by the coding sequence ATGGATGCACTGGAAATCCTTACAGATCTGGATAATGTATTTCCGTTCTTTCAACCGATATTCAGTGCTGATGAACATCGAGTCATAGGCTACGAGATTTTAGGAAGATATAGAAGTGAGAATGGGATCGTTAGTTTAGGACCTTTTTTTCTTGACGAAAGTATTCCGGAAGAATATAGACTTGAAGTTGATCACACTGTGTTAAAAAAAGCATTGGAAAAATCTTTATCCCTTGAGGAAGATATTCTTTTATTTATTAATAAAGATGCTGATTTATTAATGTTTGATAATGCTGAATCATTTTTAGCCATATTGCATGAATTTAAAGAGAAAGGTATTAAGCTAGATCGAATTGTATTAGAATCAACAGAACGAGTTTATAATGGCGATGTAGAGCAATTAGATCACTTATTAAACTATATACGAACGTATGGTATTAAAATAGCGATTGATAATAGCGGGAATGAAAGAAGCCAATTAGATAGAATAGGCCAAATTTCACCTAATATATTAAAGGTAGATTTGAATGAGCTCCGTTCTCAGGCTACAGCACATGTACTTCATGATATTTTATTTTCGCTATCCTTATTAGCAAGAAAGATTGGAGCTACCTTGCTTTTTAAAAATATCGAAATGGTGTATCAGCTACAATTTGCTTGGAGGAATGGGGGAAGATATTATCAAGGCTATTATTTGCATAGACCAGCAGAGGACTTCGTAGATCGGGATGTGCAGAAAGAAAAGTTAAAAGATAAATGCTATCAATTTATTTCTTATGAGAAGAAGAAACTTGAAGCATTGTACCTTGTTACAGAGGAATTTAATGAAATGCTTCATCAATATCTTCAAGTCAAAAATCGTAAATTACTGGAATATGAAGAGCTAATTAAAGTCCTTTCCCTCTATCTTGATGATGTTGCTTTCCGTTTATATATTTGTGATGAAAATGGTTTTCAAAAATCTGCTAATATTTTTAAACAAGAAAGTGGTTGGCAAATTCAGCACGAGTATTTACATAAAAACTGGAGCTGGCGCCCATATTTTCTAGAAAATATTATGAAGATGAGAAAGGAAAAGAAAGGAATACTATCTGATTTATACACTGATATGGAAACAGGAGAAACGATTCGAACTTTTTCATATCCATTAAACTCAAATGATTATTTGTTTGTGGATATAACTTATAACTATTTGTATGAACGTGATGGTTTATTATAG
- a CDS encoding DUF3993 domain-containing protein — protein MKKNVFRFLSYLVVISMIFPLKIKAGSDFSNENEVINFVQAAFQAQVDIGEQPRTMEEINELLSPFLTKEYQTLFLNENLHLVDDRYITYGTDFPLLYIPFFSYSDKTKVVWDHEKIYVIEFFSENDEGPVSYNNHYEGVSLEKNDNSWKVAAIYYDNIPEQIIQQSNGINKLKHTLNGSSKGRFFQKDILSIPYIWGYSYIRLNPIFFMDILY, from the coding sequence ATGAAGAAAAATGTCTTTCGTTTTTTGTCGTATTTGGTTGTTATATCAATGATTTTTCCGTTAAAAATTAAGGCGGGATCAGATTTTTCTAATGAAAATGAGGTAATAAACTTTGTACAAGCAGCGTTTCAGGCACAGGTGGATATAGGTGAACAACCAAGAACGATGGAAGAGATTAATGAATTATTGTCTCCATTTTTAACAAAAGAATATCAAACACTCTTTTTAAATGAAAATCTTCATTTAGTAGATGATCGATATATTACTTATGGGACAGATTTCCCTCTACTTTATATTCCCTTTTTCTCCTATTCTGATAAAACGAAGGTTGTTTGGGATCATGAAAAAATATATGTGATTGAGTTTTTTAGCGAAAATGATGAAGGACCCGTTTCATACAATAACCATTATGAAGGGGTATCGCTTGAAAAAAACGATAATAGCTGGAAGGTCGCTGCAATCTATTACGATAACATACCTGAGCAAATTATTCAGCAATCTAATGGAATAAATAAACTAAAACATACATTAAATGGATCATCCAAAGGACGTTTTTTTCAGAAAGATATTCTGAGTATTCCGTATATATGGGGCTATTCTTATATCCGTTTGAATCCTATATTTTTTATGGATATCCTTTATTAA
- a CDS encoding glutaredoxin family protein has protein sequence MLNITIYTQPDCPPCEITKKFLTEYGFHFEVKNIKTDAKAKRDLVHKYQSYSTPTIVIDETVITGFDLEKLKEALNIE, from the coding sequence ATGTTAAATATTACTATTTATACACAACCAGATTGTCCACCATGTGAAATTACAAAAAAATTCTTAACCGAATATGGATTTCATTTTGAAGTTAAAAATATTAAAACTGATGCTAAAGCGAAAAGGGATTTAGTCCATAAATATCAATCCTATTCCACCCCAACAATTGTAATTGATGAAACGGTCATTACAGGCTTTGATCTCGAAAAATTAAAAGAAGCCTTGAACATTGAATAA
- a CDS encoding YkuJ family protein yields the protein MSQLQGILTRLKNLQEQSIGGEPMQRFFEVNGERKCQVTYQPKSEMFELEVYFDKEKPKRYQFDNIDMITIEIFDLIQ from the coding sequence ATGTCACAGCTTCAAGGAATATTAACACGCTTAAAAAATTTACAGGAACAATCAATCGGTGGGGAGCCGATGCAAAGATTTTTCGAGGTAAATGGAGAAAGGAAATGTCAGGTTACTTATCAGCCAAAAAGTGAAATGTTTGAGTTAGAAGTTTATTTTGATAAGGAAAAACCAAAAAGATATCAATTTGACAATATCGATATGATCACGATTGAGATATTTGATTTAATTCAATAG
- the cbpB gene encoding cyclic-di-AMP-binding protein CbpB, producing the protein MISLHSGEYLDNNIRNFMIPSERVAHVQVGNNLEHALLVLTKSGYTAIPVLDPYYKLHGLISTPIIMDSILGLERIEFEQLEKKRVEEVMNRKIPRLNINASIQDSIPFLIDNPFLCVENEDGYFEGIFTRRTVLIELNKHKRKLNKN; encoded by the coding sequence ATGATTAGTCTTCACAGCGGGGAATATTTAGATAATAATATTCGTAATTTTATGATACCATCGGAACGGGTTGCACATGTTCAAGTAGGCAATAATCTAGAACATGCTTTATTAGTGTTAACCAAAAGTGGCTACACGGCCATTCCTGTACTAGATCCGTATTATAAACTTCATGGCTTAATAAGCACCCCGATTATTATGGACTCTATTCTAGGCCTTGAAAGAATTGAATTTGAACAGCTTGAGAAAAAACGTGTAGAAGAAGTTATGAACAGAAAAATTCCAAGATTAAATATCAATGCATCCATTCAAGATTCGATTCCTTTTCTCATTGATAATCCTTTCTTGTGTGTTGAAAATGAGGATGGTTATTTCGAAGGGATATTTACACGCAGGACAGTATTAATTGAGTTAAATAAGCATAAACGTAAGTTAAATAAAAATTAA
- a CDS encoding LysR family transcriptional regulator, which yields MSSLSEFHFLSVLAQEMNMRKAAERLFVSQPALSQRLQTIEKEWGEKLFVRSQKGLSLTPAGELVIKFINEVITKEEKVKESIHALNAEVYGTLKIAVASIVGQNWLPQVLKQYVTRYPQAKISLLTGWSSEILKTLYEDHVHIGIIRGTPDWKGVKIHLFEDPLCLVDTEITSPEQILNTDRPFIQFKSDSNYYQEIQDWWLRKFKTPPKRTIVVDQIETCKQMTFNGIGYAILPEITLNGVEKNIFKIPLLDENNLPLKRDTWLLGYESAFQLKQVQAFVELIKEFIRDEKNRGMDSLL from the coding sequence ATGTCTTCTCTCTCAGAGTTTCACTTTCTTTCAGTTCTAGCACAGGAAATGAATATGAGAAAAGCTGCTGAAAGGCTGTTTGTCTCACAGCCTGCATTATCACAACGCTTACAAACGATTGAAAAGGAGTGGGGCGAAAAGCTGTTTGTCCGCTCTCAAAAGGGACTATCATTAACTCCTGCTGGAGAGTTAGTTATTAAATTTATTAACGAAGTAATTACTAAAGAAGAAAAGGTTAAAGAATCTATTCATGCTTTGAATGCTGAGGTGTATGGAACATTAAAGATTGCGGTTGCTTCTATTGTTGGGCAAAATTGGCTGCCACAAGTACTTAAACAATATGTAACCCGTTACCCACAAGCAAAAATTTCTCTTTTGACAGGATGGAGCAGTGAAATTTTAAAAACATTATATGAGGATCATGTTCATATTGGAATCATTCGAGGAACACCTGATTGGAAAGGGGTAAAAATTCATCTATTCGAGGATCCGCTCTGCTTAGTAGATACTGAAATCACAAGTCCTGAGCAAATTCTTAACACGGACAGGCCATTTATCCAGTTTAAAAGTGATTCAAATTATTATCAGGAAATTCAAGACTGGTGGCTAAGAAAATTCAAGACACCACCTAAGAGAACGATAGTCGTTGATCAGATCGAAACATGTAAGCAAATGACTTTCAATGGAATTGGATATGCGATTTTACCTGAAATAACACTAAATGGAGTCGAAAAGAATATCTTTAAAATCCCATTGTTAGATGAAAATAATCTCCCGCTAAAGCGTGATACCTGGCTCCTTGGGTATGAATCTGCATTTCAGCTAAAGCAAGTTCAGGCCTTTGTTGAATTAATAAAGGAATTTATCCGCGACGAGAAGAATAGAGGAATGGACTCTTTACTTTAA
- a CDS encoding peroxiredoxin, whose product MPERMVGKQAPRFEMDAVLANKEFGKVSLEENMKNDKWTVLFFYPMDFTFVCPTEITALSDRYDEFEDLDAEVIGVSTDTIHTHLAWINTDRKNNGLGDLKYPLAADTNHIVSRDYGVLIEEEGIALRGLYIISPEGELMYSVVNHNNIGRDVDETLRVLQALQTGGLCPANWKPGQNTLNV is encoded by the coding sequence ATGCCAGAACGTATGGTAGGTAAACAAGCACCACGTTTTGAAATGGATGCAGTATTAGCAAACAAGGAGTTTGGAAAAGTTAGTCTTGAAGAAAATATGAAAAATGATAAGTGGACTGTTCTTTTCTTCTATCCAATGGACTTCACATTTGTATGTCCAACTGAAATCACTGCTCTTTCAGATCGTTACGATGAGTTTGAAGACCTTGATGCAGAAGTAATTGGAGTATCTACTGATACTATTCATACACACCTAGCTTGGATTAATACTGATCGCAAGAACAATGGTCTTGGTGATTTGAAATATCCACTTGCTGCAGATACTAACCATATTGTATCTCGCGATTATGGTGTCCTTATCGAAGAAGAAGGTATTGCACTTCGTGGACTATACATCATTAGCCCAGAAGGCGAATTAATGTATTCAGTTGTTAATCATAACAATATTGGCCGTGACGTTGATGAAACATTACGTGTTCTACAGGCTCTTCAAACTGGTGGACTTTGCCCTGCAAACTGGAAACCAGGACAAAATACATTAAATGTATAA
- a CDS encoding TlpA family protein disulfide reductase yields the protein MKLRESMPELTGATEWLNGEVTREQLVGEKPTLIHFWSVSCHLCKEAMPQVNKFRDDYKDKLNVIAVHMPRSEDDLNIELIKQVAAEHEISQPIYVDSEHKLNEAFENQYVPAYYVFDKDGNLRHFQAGGSGMKMLEKRVNRVLDEMNKAE from the coding sequence ATGAAATTACGTGAATCTATGCCTGAACTTACAGGCGCTACTGAATGGTTAAATGGAGAAGTTACAAGAGAGCAGCTTGTAGGTGAAAAGCCAACTTTAATTCATTTCTGGTCTGTTAGCTGTCATTTATGCAAGGAAGCAATGCCACAGGTTAACAAATTCCGAGATGATTATAAGGATAAGTTAAATGTAATTGCCGTTCATATGCCTCGCTCTGAGGACGATCTTAATATTGAATTGATTAAACAGGTCGCAGCAGAGCATGAAATCTCGCAGCCAATATACGTCGACAGTGAGCATAAGCTAAATGAAGCGTTTGAAAATCAATATGTTCCAGCTTATTATGTATTTGATAAAGATGGCAATCTTCGTCACTTCCAAGCAGGTGGAAGCGGTATGAAAATGTTAGAAAAGCGCGTAAATCGTGTATTAGATGAAATGAATAAAGCTGAATAA
- a CDS encoding ABC transporter ATP-binding protein, which yields MGIFRKLKIYYWPYKGYFFWSIAFLLIATAITVVYPMILQITIDEVIYGGKYEWIPYLALGFIGIMIIKGVATFIHQYTGDLFGITSVYKLRNALYNKLQYLPFRYYDKAKTGDLMSRLTADVEGFRFFLSIGFSELIRFILLIGISFSVMFYYSISLTIVTLITLPFLAVVTFKFDKAVHPAFRSIRKSFGKLNTKVQENISGINTVKSLSREDFEIDKFNNSNGDYKEKYIFTADIWAKFFPLMEFLGNLSVVFLLAYGGYLVMIGDLFLGELVAFYSLVWYIMWPIMNLGFIVNLFSQSKASGERLLEILEAENEIEDKPSAIKAERLKGEVEFRNVTLRYSEEDKDALYNINFHAHPGKVIGLIGSTGSGKTSLTQVMTRFYEPVDGEVRMDGKNVEEFTLHSLRSNIGFVLQESFLFSSSIKANISYGKPNATMEDIIDAAKRAQAHDFIMELPDDYDTMLGERGMGLSGGQKQRIAIARAFCINPSILILDDATSAVDMETEFQIQKSLKEVMHGRTTFIIAHRISSLKHADEILVLENGHIVERGVHDILLKQNGPYQRIYDIQYRDIGRVIGTHAG from the coding sequence TTGGGGATATTTAGAAAATTAAAAATTTATTATTGGCCATATAAAGGTTATTTTTTTTGGTCAATCGCTTTTTTACTAATTGCAACAGCAATAACGGTAGTCTATCCAATGATTCTCCAAATTACGATAGATGAGGTAATATACGGAGGAAAATATGAGTGGATTCCTTATCTAGCTTTAGGATTTATCGGAATAATGATCATTAAAGGGGTAGCGACATTTATTCATCAATATACCGGTGATCTCTTTGGGATTACATCTGTTTATAAACTAAGAAATGCTCTTTATAATAAACTTCAATATTTACCTTTCCGATATTATGACAAGGCAAAAACAGGTGACTTGATGTCACGATTAACTGCTGATGTCGAAGGGTTTCGCTTCTTTTTATCGATAGGTTTTTCCGAGTTGATTCGCTTTATCCTCTTAATTGGCATTAGCTTTTCTGTCATGTTTTACTACTCCATTTCACTAACAATTGTTACATTAATTACTTTACCTTTTCTTGCAGTCGTTACTTTTAAATTTGATAAAGCGGTACATCCAGCGTTTAGAAGTATTCGAAAATCCTTTGGAAAATTAAATACAAAGGTACAGGAAAATATTAGTGGCATCAATACTGTTAAATCCTTATCGAGAGAAGATTTCGAGATTGATAAATTCAATAATTCAAATGGTGATTACAAAGAAAAATATATATTTACAGCTGATATATGGGCTAAGTTTTTCCCTTTAATGGAATTTTTAGGTAATTTAAGTGTGGTCTTTTTATTAGCTTATGGTGGATACCTAGTGATGATCGGTGACCTATTTTTAGGAGAACTAGTAGCTTTTTATAGCTTAGTCTGGTATATCATGTGGCCAATCATGAACCTCGGTTTTATTGTCAATCTATTTTCACAATCGAAAGCATCTGGAGAAAGATTATTAGAAATTCTTGAAGCGGAAAATGAGATCGAAGATAAACCATCAGCCATTAAAGCGGAACGCTTAAAAGGAGAGGTGGAATTTCGTAATGTGACTCTCAGATATTCGGAAGAGGATAAGGATGCCCTTTATAATATTAATTTCCATGCACATCCTGGAAAGGTAATCGGACTAATTGGATCCACAGGTTCAGGAAAAACTTCCTTAACTCAGGTAATGACAAGATTTTACGAGCCTGTTGATGGGGAAGTAAGAATGGATGGTAAAAATGTCGAAGAATTTACATTACATTCCTTAAGAAGTAATATCGGCTTTGTCCTTCAAGAATCATTTTTATTCTCATCCTCCATAAAAGCAAACATCTCTTATGGCAAACCGAATGCAACTATGGAAGATATCATTGATGCTGCCAAGAGAGCTCAAGCCCATGACTTCATAATGGAGCTTCCAGATGATTACGACACCATGCTTGGTGAAAGAGGTATGGGACTTTCTGGAGGACAAAAGCAGCGCATTGCCATTGCTAGAGCATTTTGTATTAATCCAAGTATTTTAATATTAGATGATGCGACAAGTGCTGTTGATATGGAGACAGAATTCCAAATCCAAAAGTCTTTAAAGGAAGTCATGCATGGAAGAACGACATTTATAATTGCTCACAGGATTTCTTCACTAAAGCATGCTGATGAAATTCTTGTTCTTGAAAATGGGCATATCGTCGAAAGAGGAGTTCACGATATTTTATTAAAACAAAACGGTCCGTATCAGCGTATTTACGATATTCAATATCGAGATATTGGCAGAGTGATTGGAACCCATGCAGGGTAG